A portion of the uncultured Bacteroides sp. genome contains these proteins:
- the miaA gene encoding tRNA (adenosine(37)-N6)-dimethylallyltransferase MiaA: MPDYDLIAILGPTASGKTPFAAALAYELDAEIISADSRQIYRGMDLGTGKDIIDYTVKGRQIPYHLIDIAEPGYKYNVFEFQHDFLNAYETIKQRGKLPVLCGGTGLYLESVLKGYQLIPVPENPELRNRLADKSLEELTTILKEYKTLHNSTDVDTAKRAIRAIEIEEYYVSNDLSKREFPTLNSLIIGIDIDRELRREKITRRLHQRLEEGMVDEIKRLLAKGISADDLIYYGLEYKYLTLYVTEQLSFEEMFTQLEIAIHQFAKRQMTWFRGMERRGFNIHWINASLPMEEKIEKVKRLRMI, encoded by the coding sequence ATGCCTGATTATGATTTAATCGCGATATTAGGTCCTACCGCTTCGGGGAAGACGCCTTTTGCAGCCGCACTGGCTTACGAGCTGGATGCGGAAATCATTAGTGCCGACTCACGCCAGATATATAGAGGCATGGATCTCGGCACAGGCAAAGACATCATCGACTATACTGTGAAAGGCAGGCAAATACCTTATCACCTCATCGACATCGCCGAGCCCGGATATAAGTACAATGTATTCGAATTTCAACATGATTTCTTAAATGCCTACGAGACCATTAAACAGAGAGGTAAACTACCTGTTTTATGCGGAGGAACAGGCTTATATCTGGAGTCGGTATTGAAGGGGTATCAATTAATACCTGTACCCGAAAACCCTGAACTTCGGAATCGACTGGCCGATAAAAGTCTGGAAGAATTAACGACTATTCTCAAAGAATACAAAACATTGCACAATTCTACAGATGTAGATACTGCCAAGCGTGCCATACGTGCCATAGAGATTGAAGAATATTATGTATCGAACGATCTGTCGAAGAGAGAATTTCCTACGCTCAACAGCCTCATCATCGGAATAGACATTGACAGAGAGTTACGCCGCGAAAAGATAACACGCCGCTTGCACCAACGACTGGAGGAGGGCATGGTAGACGAGATAAAAAGATTACTGGCCAAAGGGATCAGTGCCGACGACCTGATTTACTACGGCCTTGAATATAAATATCTAACGCTTTATGTCACGGAGCAACTCAGCTTCGAGGAGATGTTTACGCAACTGGAAATAGCGATCCATCAGTTTGCCAAACGGCAAATGACTTGGTTTAGAGGCATGGAACGGAGAGGTTTCAATATTCATTGGATAAATGCTTCGTTGCCGATGGAAGAAAAAATAGAAAAAGTAAAAAGACTAAGAATGATATGA
- a CDS encoding YegS/Rv2252/BmrU family lipid kinase — translation MSVEPGKWGIIYNPKAGTRKVQKRWKEIKEYMDSKKVSYDYVQSEGFGSVERLAGILANNGYRTIVVVGGDGAINDAINGIMNSNAPDKSEIAIGIIPNGIGNDFARYWDLNLEYKEAVNWVINNRKKKIDVGYCNFYDGEKHVRRYFMNAVNIGLGARIVRITDQTKRFWGVKFLSYLAALFLLFFERKLYRTHLKINDEHIRGRIMTVCVGNATGYGQTPSAVPYNGWLDVSVIYRPELLEVIAGLWMLIQGRILNHKMVKSYRTKKVRVLRARNASVDLDGRILPKHFPIEIGILSESITLIIPN, via the coding sequence ATGAGTGTAGAACCAGGAAAATGGGGAATTATATATAATCCCAAAGCCGGAACACGCAAAGTTCAAAAACGGTGGAAAGAGATCAAAGAGTATATGGATAGTAAGAAGGTGTCTTACGACTATGTACAATCTGAAGGCTTCGGATCCGTGGAACGACTGGCCGGCATTTTAGCCAATAATGGCTATCGAACAATTGTGGTAGTAGGAGGAGATGGTGCAATCAACGATGCCATCAATGGTATCATGAACTCCAATGCACCGGATAAAAGTGAGATTGCCATCGGAATCATTCCCAATGGAATAGGCAATGACTTTGCCCGGTATTGGGATCTGAATTTGGAGTACAAAGAAGCGGTGAACTGGGTGATCAATAACCGCAAAAAGAAAATAGATGTGGGTTACTGCAACTTCTATGATGGAGAGAAGCATGTACGGCGCTACTTCATGAATGCGGTAAACATCGGACTCGGAGCACGTATTGTGAGAATAACCGACCAGACAAAACGCTTCTGGGGTGTGAAGTTCTTATCTTATCTGGCAGCCTTGTTCCTATTGTTTTTCGAAAGAAAACTGTATCGGACTCACCTAAAAATAAACGATGAACACATACGAGGACGAATCATGACCGTTTGTGTGGGGAATGCAACGGGATATGGACAAACGCCCAGTGCTGTGCCCTACAATGGGTGGCTGGATGTTTCCGTTATCTATCGTCCCGAATTGTTGGAAGTAATTGCCGGCTTATGGATGCTGATTCAAGGCCGGATACTGAACCATAAGATGGTAAAATCATATCGTACTAAAAAAGTGCGTGTGCTCCGTGCACGCAATGCTTCGGTAGACCTTGACGGCCGCATACTACCCAAACATTTCCCGATTGAGATAGGGATTCTGTCCGAATCCATCACACTGATTATTCCTAATTAA
- the kdsA gene encoding 3-deoxy-8-phosphooctulonate synthase — MKDLKHSDSGNFFLLAGPCVIEGEEMAMRIAERIVEMTDRLKIPYVFKGSYRKANRSRLDSFMGIGDEKALKILQKVSRTFNVPTVTDIHTAEEAAMAAEYVDVLQIPAFLCRQTDLLVAAAKTGKIINIKKGQFLSPMSMQFAADKVVEAGNENVMITERGTTFGYQDLVVDFRGIPQMKTFGFPVIMDVTHSLQQPNQTSGVTGGMPQLIETVAKAAIAVGADGLFIETHENPAVAKSDGANMLQLELLEGLLTKLIRIRMAINQ, encoded by the coding sequence ATAAAAGATTTGAAACACAGCGATTCCGGTAATTTTTTCCTTCTTGCCGGTCCCTGTGTTATTGAGGGCGAAGAGATGGCTATGCGCATAGCCGAACGAATAGTAGAAATGACTGATCGCTTAAAGATTCCTTATGTATTTAAAGGTTCTTACCGAAAGGCGAATCGTTCAAGACTAGACTCATTTATGGGGATAGGTGATGAAAAGGCCTTAAAGATATTGCAGAAAGTAAGCCGGACATTCAACGTGCCTACAGTCACTGACATTCATACCGCCGAAGAAGCCGCTATGGCTGCTGAATATGTTGATGTGCTTCAGATACCGGCCTTCTTGTGCAGACAGACAGATTTGCTCGTTGCTGCTGCCAAAACCGGAAAGATTATCAATATCAAAAAAGGACAATTCTTATCTCCCATGTCTATGCAATTTGCAGCTGACAAAGTAGTGGAAGCCGGAAATGAGAATGTGATGATCACAGAACGAGGAACAACCTTCGGCTATCAGGACTTGGTGGTAGACTTTCGTGGAATACCTCAAATGAAAACGTTTGGTTTTCCGGTGATCATGGATGTAACCCACTCGCTGCAACAACCCAACCAAACAAGCGGGGTTACCGGTGGCATGCCTCAACTGATAGAGACAGTAGCCAAAGCCGCAATAGCCGTAGGAGCGGACGGTTTGTTCATTGAAACGCATGAAAACCCTGCCGTAGCCAAAAGCGACGGTGCCAATATGCTACAACTTGAGCTACTCGAAGGACTGCTCACTAAACTGATTCGTATACGGATGGCCATCAACCAATAA
- a CDS encoding insulinase family protein has translation MKHLFRGLSVAVIAVCCNSGLGFAQQMPPIPVDPNVRIGKLENGLTYYIRKNNLPEKRADFYIAQKVGAILEEPAQRGLAHFLEHMCFNGTKHFPGNALKEYLETIGVKFGENLNAYTSIDETVYNISNVPVMREGPVDSCLLILHDWSNDLLLESKEIDKERGVIHEEWRTRMSAMQRLQEKSLSQMYAGTKYADCLPIGSMDIVDNFKYQTLRDYYEKWYRPDLQGIIVVGDIDVDAMEAKIKKIFSDIPAQPNGAERIYYPVSDNKEPIVVIEQDKEQPNIQILVFNKHETTPDDQKGNMGYLVSDYAKKLIGNMLNARLNELTQTANPPYIYAGAEDGMFFASKTKDAFTGVVVCKEGEIESGLSTLLREIERARRFGFTESEYVRARAEYLRQLESAFNERDKNKNESYVNEYVQHFLNNEPIPGIDKEYAIINQIAPAIPIAALNELMQTLVTDSNQVVALFGPEKEGLKYPTKEALLEVLKKAKAEELTAYVDKVSDKPLMAEKPKAGKILSEKNDPAFGTTTLTLSNGAKVIIKKTDFKADEIQMKAVSLGGTSLFPTSEIINIKSLNDVIGAGGLGEFSTVELQKVLAGKKASASAQVGDKTEAISGNCSPKDFETMLQLTYLAFTAPRKDVDAFESYKNRTKASLLNQEMNPMITFVDSIQGGIYMNHPRMQRLKADMIDKIDYDKILSMYKDRFKDASDFTFILVGNVDIEAAKPLIAQYIASLPSIKRKETFKDNNVDMRKGIYKNEFIKEQETAKASVFAFYNGTCKYDLKNSLLISMTDQILNLVYTEKVREEEGGTYGVNVGGDLQKYPQEKFVLQIMFDTAPDKKDKLTSIIFGELENLGKNGPSEANLNKVKEFMLKKYKEDLKENGFWLGTIDDYLFTNVDMTKGYEATLNSITTKDIQNFANSIFSQKNEVEVTMISPEKK, from the coding sequence ATGAAACATCTATTCCGTGGTTTGTCTGTTGCTGTTATCGCCGTATGCTGTAACAGTGGTCTAGGCTTTGCACAGCAAATGCCTCCTATTCCCGTTGATCCCAATGTGCGCATCGGGAAACTGGAGAATGGTCTTACGTATTATATCAGGAAAAATAATCTACCCGAGAAAAGAGCAGATTTTTATATCGCACAGAAAGTGGGTGCTATCCTGGAAGAACCTGCACAACGCGGATTGGCACACTTCTTGGAGCACATGTGTTTCAACGGCACCAAACATTTCCCCGGAAATGCGTTGAAAGAATATTTAGAGACAATCGGTGTGAAGTTTGGTGAGAACCTTAACGCATATACTTCCATTGATGAGACGGTATATAATATCTCTAATGTACCTGTAATGCGTGAAGGACCTGTCGATTCATGCTTACTCATTCTGCACGACTGGTCAAACGACCTATTGCTGGAAAGTAAAGAGATAGACAAAGAACGAGGTGTGATTCATGAAGAATGGCGAACACGCATGAGCGCTATGCAACGTCTTCAAGAAAAATCGCTATCGCAAATGTATGCCGGAACCAAATATGCTGACTGCCTGCCAATTGGTAGTATGGACATTGTAGATAACTTTAAATACCAAACACTCAGAGATTATTATGAAAAATGGTATCGCCCCGATCTGCAAGGAATTATCGTTGTAGGTGATATTGATGTAGATGCCATGGAAGCGAAAATTAAAAAAATCTTTTCGGATATTCCCGCACAACCCAATGGTGCTGAACGCATTTACTATCCGGTGAGCGATAACAAAGAACCTATTGTTGTCATCGAACAAGATAAAGAGCAACCGAATATACAGATATTGGTATTCAACAAGCATGAAACAACTCCCGACGACCAGAAAGGAAATATGGGTTACCTCGTAAGTGATTACGCAAAGAAACTCATCGGTAACATGCTGAATGCCCGCCTGAACGAGTTGACTCAAACAGCCAACCCTCCTTATATTTATGCCGGAGCAGAGGATGGAATGTTTTTTGCTTCTAAAACAAAAGATGCATTTACAGGGGTAGTTGTATGCAAAGAGGGAGAAATAGAAAGTGGATTATCTACATTGTTGCGAGAAATAGAACGCGCCAGAAGATTTGGCTTTACCGAATCGGAATATGTACGTGCACGTGCTGAATATCTGCGCCAACTGGAGTCAGCATTCAACGAACGTGACAAGAACAAAAATGAAAGTTACGTAAATGAGTATGTACAGCACTTCTTGAACAACGAGCCTATACCGGGCATTGACAAGGAATATGCCATCATCAACCAAATTGCTCCTGCCATACCGATAGCCGCATTGAACGAATTGATGCAAACACTGGTAACAGACAGCAACCAGGTTGTAGCCCTCTTCGGCCCTGAAAAAGAGGGACTTAAATATCCGACAAAAGAGGCTCTTCTCGAAGTTCTCAAAAAAGCGAAAGCCGAAGAGTTGACTGCTTATGTAGACAAAGTATCCGACAAACCATTGATGGCAGAAAAACCCAAAGCCGGCAAGATTCTATCGGAGAAAAACGATCCGGCATTCGGAACAACAACACTGACTCTGTCTAACGGTGCCAAAGTCATCATTAAGAAAACAGATTTTAAAGCTGATGAGATACAGATGAAAGCTGTCAGCTTGGGAGGAACTTCTCTGTTCCCAACTTCTGAGATCATCAACATCAAATCATTGAATGACGTGATCGGTGCAGGTGGTTTGGGAGAATTCAGCACAGTGGAACTCCAAAAAGTGCTTGCCGGTAAGAAAGCATCTGCTTCTGCCCAAGTAGGTGATAAGACGGAAGCCATTAGTGGTAACTGTTCTCCAAAAGACTTCGAAACAATGCTGCAACTTACTTATCTGGCCTTTACAGCACCACGCAAAGATGTGGATGCATTTGAGTCTTACAAAAACCGTACAAAAGCTTCTTTGTTGAATCAAGAAATGAATCCGATGATTACATTCGTAGACTCTATTCAGGGAGGCATCTACATGAATCATCCGAGAATGCAGAGACTAAAGGCCGATATGATAGACAAGATCGACTATGATAAAATTCTATCCATGTATAAGGACCGTTTCAAAGATGCCAGCGACTTTACCTTTATTTTGGTAGGTAACGTAGACATTGAAGCTGCTAAACCTCTGATTGCTCAATACATTGCTTCTTTGCCATCTATCAAACGGAAAGAAACATTCAAAGACAACAATGTAGATATGCGCAAAGGAATCTATAAAAATGAATTTATCAAGGAGCAAGAAACGGCTAAAGCTTCTGTGTTTGCATTCTACAACGGCACATGCAAGTATGATTTGAAAAATAGCCTATTGATCAGCATGACCGATCAAATTCTGAACCTTGTTTATACAGAAAAGGTAAGAGAGGAAGAGGGCGGAACTTACGGTGTAAATGTTGGAGGAGATCTCCAGAAATATCCTCAAGAGAAATTTGTACTCCAAATCATGTTCGACACTGCACCGGATAAAAAAGATAAATTGACCAGCATCATCTTTGGAGAATTAGAGAACTTGGGTAAGAATGGTCCTTCGGAAGCTAATCTGAATAAAGTGAAAGAGTTTATGCTTAAAAAGTATAAAGAAGATTTGAAGGAGAACGGTTTTTGGCTCGGCACGATTGATGATTATCTATTCACGAATGTGGATATGACAAAAGGTTATGAAGCAACGCTAAACAGCATAACAACCAAAGACATTCAGAACTTCGCCAATTCTATATTCAGTCAGAAAAATGAAGTAGAAGTAACCATGATTAGTCCTGAGAAGAAGTAA
- a CDS encoding DUF5687 family protein, translating into MLFKELYKHHRLAAKRHPMYEKNKFGKFFMYFMAVFWAGYLIFFGTTFALSFAEAAPNMEPYNVMNKGLIFVFALDFLMRFPFQKTPTQEVKPYLLIPIKRNKILDFLLLRSGLDTFNIIWLFMFVPFAIITVTKFFGVTGIITYALGIYLLTVLNNYWYLLCRTLMNERIYWIALPIAAYAALGAIMFIPEKNYISDFTMNLGEAFIEGNILAYLGTLAAIALLWMANRKIMVGLVYAELSKVEDTKVKHVSEYKFLERYGEIGEYFRLELKMLFRNKRCKTSLRSIAIIVLLFSGLLGFSDVYDGAIMKNFTSIYAFVAFGMVILTQIMSFEGNYLDGLMTRKESIFSLLKAKYYLYSMGVIIPFIFMIPAMVMGKLTLLAAFSFAFFAIGPVYFMLFQLAVYNNKTVPLNEGVSGRQGSGSGFQTMVSLGAFGIPMILYSSLDALLGEVTGQWILLGIGLIFALTSHLWIKSVYKRFMARRYKNMEGFRDTK; encoded by the coding sequence ATGCTTTTTAAGGAACTATATAAGCATCACAGACTTGCTGCTAAACGCCACCCTATGTATGAGAAGAACAAATTCGGAAAGTTCTTCATGTACTTCATGGCGGTGTTTTGGGCAGGATATCTTATCTTCTTTGGAACCACATTCGCACTCAGCTTTGCTGAAGCGGCTCCTAATATGGAGCCGTATAATGTGATGAATAAAGGATTGATCTTTGTGTTCGCTCTCGACTTCCTGATGCGTTTCCCTTTTCAGAAGACGCCTACACAAGAAGTTAAGCCTTATTTGCTGATACCGATCAAACGGAATAAGATCCTTGATTTCCTGTTACTCCGATCAGGATTAGATACGTTTAACATCATCTGGTTGTTCATGTTTGTGCCTTTTGCGATTATCACTGTCACCAAGTTTTTTGGAGTAACAGGGATTATCACCTATGCTTTAGGCATTTACCTGTTAACGGTTCTGAACAACTATTGGTATCTTCTCTGTCGCACGCTAATGAATGAACGGATATACTGGATTGCCTTACCCATTGCGGCTTACGCCGCATTGGGGGCAATCATGTTTATCCCTGAGAAGAACTATATCAGTGATTTCACGATGAATCTGGGAGAAGCTTTTATCGAAGGGAATATTCTGGCTTATTTGGGTACTCTCGCAGCCATCGCACTCTTATGGATGGCCAACCGGAAAATCATGGTTGGACTGGTATACGCAGAACTAAGTAAGGTAGAGGACACAAAAGTGAAGCACGTATCGGAATATAAATTTCTGGAACGCTACGGAGAGATTGGCGAATACTTTCGCCTGGAGCTGAAAATGCTTTTCCGTAATAAGCGATGCAAAACTTCGTTGCGAAGCATTGCAATTATTGTGCTGCTCTTTTCCGGTCTGCTAGGCTTTTCTGACGTGTATGATGGAGCTATCATGAAAAACTTTACTTCCATTTATGCTTTCGTGGCTTTTGGTATGGTGATCTTAACACAAATCATGAGCTTTGAAGGCAATTATCTGGATGGGTTGATGACTCGTAAAGAATCTATATTCAGTCTGCTAAAAGCAAAATACTACCTTTACAGTATGGGAGTTATCATTCCGTTTATCTTCATGATTCCTGCCATGGTGATGGGAAAGCTTACTTTATTAGCTGCTTTCTCTTTTGCTTTCTTCGCCATCGGACCGGTTTATTTCATGTTATTCCAATTAGCGGTGTATAACAATAAAACAGTTCCTTTGAACGAAGGAGTTTCCGGTCGACAGGGTTCGGGAAGCGGATTTCAGACGATGGTGAGTTTAGGCGCTTTTGGTATTCCTATGATACTCTATTCTTCGCTGGATGCCCTGTTGGGAGAAGTCACCGGACAATGGATTCTGTTGGGCATCGGACTAATATTCGCGCTTACCTCGCATCTTTGGATTAAAAGTGTGTACAAGCGCTTTATGGCTAGACGATACAAAAACATGGAAGGATTCCGGGATACGAAATAA
- a CDS encoding ABC transporter ATP-binding protein, whose translation MITINHLQKSFGEKKAVDIDNYTINQGDMIGLVGNNGAGKTTLFRLILDLLKADNGTVTINNIEVSKSEEWKTFTGAFIDDGFLIDYLTPEEYFYFIGKMYGLKKEEVDELLVPFERFMNEEVIGQKKFIRNFSAGNKQKIGIISAMLHKPQLLILDEPFNFLDPSSQSIIKHMLKKYNEETNATILISSHNLNHTVDVCPRIALLEHGIIIRDIINQNSSAEKELEEYFNVEE comes from the coding sequence ATGATAACCATCAATCATCTGCAAAAAAGCTTCGGCGAAAAGAAAGCCGTCGATATTGATAATTATACCATCAACCAAGGAGATATGATTGGACTAGTGGGAAACAATGGAGCCGGCAAGACGACTCTTTTCCGACTAATACTCGATTTGCTCAAAGCGGACAATGGCACTGTAACCATCAACAACATTGAAGTAAGCAAAAGCGAAGAGTGGAAGACGTTCACCGGTGCTTTCATTGACGACGGCTTCCTGATTGACTACCTCACTCCTGAAGAATATTTCTACTTTATTGGCAAGATGTACGGACTCAAGAAAGAAGAAGTAGACGAACTACTTGTTCCTTTTGAACGCTTCATGAACGAAGAAGTGATCGGACAAAAGAAGTTTATCCGTAACTTCTCGGCTGGTAACAAACAGAAAATAGGTATCATCTCGGCCATGTTGCACAAACCGCAACTATTGATTCTTGATGAACCGTTCAATTTTCTGGATCCAAGTTCACAATCGATCATTAAGCATATGTTGAAGAAGTATAATGAAGAGACAAATGCTACTATATTGATTTCAAGCCACAATTTGAATCACACGGTAGATGTCTGTCCGCGCATTGCTTTGCTGGAACATGGCATCATTATTCGTGATATTATAAATCAAAATAGTTCTGCAGAAAAGGAACTGGAAGAATACTTCAATGTAGAAGAGTAG
- a CDS encoding NlpC/P60 family protein, protein MKKGLIYLLAVVAAAMSLSSCRTSAPRLDYRALAHATEKLGIEIGPRDNHQLYIEAAEWIGVPYRAGKDDKHGTDCSGLTSRLYKSVYKIKLPRSTEDQRKESDKIRRNNLHEGDLVFFSSKQTNKEVAHVGIYLKEGQFIHASTSKGVIISSLNEEYYKKYWIGGGRVR, encoded by the coding sequence ATGAAGAAAGGTCTTATTTACCTATTGGCAGTGGTCGCTGCGGCAATGAGTTTGAGCTCTTGCCGCACGTCCGCACCCAGGCTTGACTATCGGGCACTAGCGCATGCCACTGAGAAATTAGGCATCGAAATAGGACCGAGAGATAATCACCAACTATACATTGAAGCAGCCGAATGGATTGGCGTTCCCTATCGGGCGGGCAAAGACGACAAACACGGGACAGACTGTTCCGGACTAACAAGCCGACTTTACAAAAGTGTATACAAGATCAAGCTACCGAGAAGTACCGAAGATCAGCGCAAAGAAAGTGATAAAATAAGGCGCAACAATTTGCACGAAGGAGATTTGGTCTTCTTCTCTAGCAAACAGACAAATAAGGAAGTTGCCCACGTAGGTATCTATTTAAAAGAAGGACAGTTTATCCACGCCAGCACCAGCAAAGGTGTTATCATCAGTAGCCTGAATGAAGAATATTACAAAAAGTACTGGATAGGTGGCGGCAGAGTTAGATAA
- a CDS encoding TraB/GumN family protein — translation MKRNLVILFVACLALNVNAQLLWKVSGNGLSKPSYILGTHHLAPLSIIDSIKGLQTAFDATTQIIGELKMSEVQTPAAMQLMQQKMMIENDTTLQALFTPEQYTTVNNFTKENLGFDLSQMPKVKPAFITNNAVVVLYMKHVGNFKPQEQLDTYFQTKGIERGKKVDALETLDFQFNLLYNSMSLRRQAELLLCELSDVDKLVNNTKKLTTAYMIQDLNTMYKLSLEKEGAPCDPLPGEMEAMIDDRNKTWATKLPALMAADPTFVVVGALHLPGEDGLLNLLKKQGYTVQAVK, via the coding sequence ATGAAAAGAAATCTTGTTATTTTGTTCGTTGCGTGCTTAGCGCTCAATGTAAACGCACAGTTGTTATGGAAAGTATCAGGCAACGGTTTAAGTAAACCTTCCTATATTTTGGGAACTCACCATCTGGCTCCTCTTAGCATCATTGACAGCATAAAAGGATTGCAAACAGCATTCGACGCAACCACACAAATCATTGGAGAATTGAAGATGTCCGAAGTGCAAACTCCGGCCGCTATGCAACTCATGCAACAAAAGATGATGATTGAAAACGATACGACACTCCAAGCACTTTTCACTCCGGAACAATATACCACAGTAAATAACTTCACAAAAGAGAATCTGGGCTTTGACCTATCGCAGATGCCTAAAGTAAAACCCGCATTCATAACCAATAATGCAGTGGTTGTACTATACATGAAACATGTTGGAAACTTTAAACCACAAGAACAACTAGATACTTACTTTCAGACAAAAGGTATCGAAAGAGGGAAAAAAGTCGATGCATTGGAAACACTAGACTTTCAGTTTAACCTTTTATATAATAGCATGTCCCTCCGTCGACAAGCCGAACTACTTCTGTGCGAACTTAGCGATGTAGATAAGTTGGTCAATAACACAAAGAAACTGACGACTGCTTACATGATTCAAGATTTGAATACGATGTATAAACTTTCGCTAGAAAAAGAAGGTGCGCCTTGTGATCCTCTACCCGGTGAAATGGAAGCAATGATTGATGACCGAAATAAAACATGGGCTACTAAACTTCCTGCATTAATGGCTGCCGACCCAACGTTTGTAGTAGTAGGTGCACTACACTTACCCGGTGAAGATGGGCTACTAAATCTCCTAAAAAAACAAGGTTATACTGTACAAGCTGTAAAATAA
- a CDS encoding DUF3667 domain-containing protein, whose translation MDKNRAQAYLRLINYKQRHGKVISTYTDVEKYRCNNCHIEFEGNYCSNCGQSRSASRFTYKSVIKSIFHSLSHIDGSFFSTIKELFIRPGYMISDYIAGRRVIYFPPIQMLFILGALYMLLLHSLHPVAAAASSEMTTPDNINLNFNDYNLAHWLNSPFIRSVAKTLEHWFTGNKALEIMCTLPIYALATHWAFRGRLYNQHYNLVELFFVRAYAACQILIASIILLPFMNGSEEGIPWWLEVLFAVWIYAQLFRGKIGDTIKRTILMYIYFVLILILLAIIVVAILVLFAFIVRLFA comes from the coding sequence ATGGATAAGAATAGAGCACAAGCATACCTACGCCTCATTAATTACAAGCAACGTCATGGCAAAGTAATATCCACATACACTGACGTAGAAAAGTATCGCTGCAATAATTGCCACATAGAATTTGAAGGCAACTATTGCAGTAACTGCGGACAAAGCAGAAGCGCGTCGCGCTTTACTTATAAATCTGTAATAAAAAGTATTTTCCATAGCCTATCTCACATTGATGGCTCTTTTTTTTCTACGATCAAGGAGCTATTTATCCGTCCGGGTTATATGATAAGTGACTATATCGCCGGAAGACGGGTCATTTATTTCCCTCCCATTCAAATGCTCTTCATTCTGGGAGCTTTGTACATGCTACTGCTTCATAGCCTGCATCCTGTTGCTGCCGCTGCAAGTAGTGAAATGACAACACCCGACAACATCAATTTAAATTTTAATGACTACAATCTGGCCCATTGGCTTAATTCACCATTCATACGCTCGGTTGCTAAAACGCTGGAACATTGGTTTACAGGTAATAAAGCATTAGAAATTATGTGTACCCTCCCCATCTATGCACTTGCCACACATTGGGCTTTTCGGGGACGTTTGTACAACCAGCACTACAATCTGGTGGAACTTTTTTTTGTACGCGCCTATGCTGCATGCCAAATATTGATAGCGTCTATTATCTTGCTCCCTTTCATGAATGGTAGTGAAGAAGGCATACCTTGGTGGCTGGAAGTGTTGTTTGCGGTATGGATCTATGCGCAACTGTTCAGAGGAAAAATAGGCGACACTATAAAAAGAACGATATTGATGTATATCTACTTTGTACTCATTTTAATTCTGCTGGCAATAATCGTTGTTGCCATACTGGTCTTATTCGCATTTATAGTCCGCTTATTCGCATAA
- the rplU gene encoding 50S ribosomal protein L21, producing the protein MYAIVEINGQQFKAEAGRRLFVHHIQDAENGSTVEFDKVLLVDKDGAVTVGIPTVEGAKVVCQVVTSLVKGDKVIIFHKKKRKGYRKRNGHRQQFTELTIAEVVA; encoded by the coding sequence ATGTACGCAATTGTAGAGATTAACGGTCAGCAATTTAAAGCTGAAGCCGGAAGAAGGTTGTTCGTTCACCACATCCAAGATGCTGAAAACGGTTCAACGGTAGAGTTTGACAAAGTTCTTTTGGTAGACAAAGACGGAGCTGTAACAGTAGGTATTCCTACAGTAGAAGGAGCTAAAGTTGTTTGCCAAGTTGTAACAAGTCTTGTAAAAGGCGACAAAGTAATCATCTTCCATAAGAAGAAAAGAAAAGGTTACAGAAAACGCAACGGTCACCGTCAACAGTTTACTGAGTTAACAATCGCAGAAGTAGTAGCTTAA
- the rpmA gene encoding 50S ribosomal protein L27 yields the protein MAHKKGVGSSKNGRESASKRLGVKIFGGETCKAGNIIIRQRGTAFHPGNNMGMGKDHTLFALVDGVVSFKKGKEDRRYVSIVPAEVEKTEAEA from the coding sequence ATGGCACATAAAAAAGGTGTCGGTAGTTCTAAGAACGGCCGCGAATCAGCAAGTAAAAGATTAGGCGTGAAGATATTTGGTGGCGAAACTTGCAAAGCAGGTAACATCATCATTCGTCAAAGAGGTACTGCATTCCACCCGGGAAACAACATGGGAATGGGTAAAGACCACACTCTTTTCGCTTTGGTAGATGGAGTAGTTAGCTTCAAAAAAGGCAAAGAAGATAGAAGATATGTATCTATCGTTCCAGCTGAAGTAGAAAAAACAGAAGCAGAAGCATAA